A single Candidatus Limnocylindrales bacterium DNA region contains:
- the gloB gene encoding hydroxyacylglutathione hydrolase — translation MRVVPVEQLMDNYAYLVVDERSGVAGVVDVAEADSVLAAAERERVRIAAILSTHHHFDHVGGNQALLQAAAPGSVEVYGYREDADRIPGMTRPLADGETFSLGTLTAQAIFIPAHTRGHLAYYFAADDAVFTGDTLFAGGCGRLFEGDAAQMMSSLSRLAALPDRTRVYCGHEYTQKNLEFAALLEPGNAALAERRREVARLREQGLPTVPSTIEIEKATNPFLRTHSQELRASVQARDAQAGDDPVSILAATRRLKDNW, via the coding sequence ATGCGCGTCGTTCCGGTCGAGCAGCTGATGGACAACTACGCGTATCTCGTCGTCGACGAGAGAAGCGGTGTTGCCGGTGTCGTCGATGTTGCCGAAGCCGATAGCGTGCTTGCGGCGGCCGAGCGCGAGCGCGTGCGCATCGCCGCGATCCTCTCGACCCATCACCATTTCGACCACGTCGGAGGCAATCAGGCGCTGCTGCAGGCGGCAGCGCCGGGCAGCGTCGAGGTCTACGGCTACCGCGAGGACGCCGACCGCATTCCTGGAATGACCAGGCCGCTTGCGGACGGGGAAACGTTCTCGCTGGGCACGCTGACCGCGCAGGCGATCTTCATTCCCGCCCACACGCGCGGGCATCTCGCCTACTACTTCGCCGCCGATGACGCGGTCTTCACCGGCGATACGCTGTTCGCCGGCGGGTGCGGGCGCCTGTTCGAAGGCGACGCCGCGCAGATGATGTCGTCGCTCTCGCGGCTCGCCGCCCTGCCGGACCGAACGCGCGTCTACTGCGGGCACGAGTACACGCAGAAGAACCTGGAATTCGCCGCATTGCTCGAGCCCGGCAATGCCGCCCTGGCGGAGCGGCGGCGGGAGGTCGCCCGCCTGCGGGAGCAGGGTTTGCCCACCGTTCCCTCGACCATCGAGATCGAGAAGGCCACGAATCCTTTCCTGCGCACGCACAGCCAGGAGCTGCGTGCTTCGGTGCAGGCCCGAGATGCGCAGGCGGGCGATGATCCCGTTTCGATCCTGGCGGCGACGCGTCGCCTGAAGGACAACTGGTGA
- a CDS encoding SIMPL domain-containing protein (The SIMPL domain is named for its presence in mouse protein SIMPL (signalling molecule that associates with mouse pelle-like kinase). Bacterial member BP26, from Brucella, was shown to assemble into a channel-like structure, while YggE from E. coli has been associated with resistance to oxidative stress.) produces MKRRMVVHAMATSMCLLAAAAVPAEAQQPSDPPRVIRVSGTATVKASPDRARLTVAVVSRAPTAKAASEANATASQSLLAKLESLVKAPGEVRTAGYDLSAEYDYQERPGAAQRRLLGYVASNRLLVVTDDLPQVGALIDSAVEAGANEIESISFYLDDEDAARRQALLEAGRRARAEAEIVAESLGVALGPLVDASSESRGGPIPIYGRNRMAMMESAGADAATAVLPGTLEISATVSVTFGIR; encoded by the coding sequence ATGAAGCGACGAATGGTCGTGCATGCAATGGCAACGAGTATGTGTCTGCTCGCGGCGGCCGCCGTCCCGGCGGAAGCGCAGCAGCCGTCCGATCCTCCGCGCGTGATCCGCGTCTCGGGAACGGCCACGGTCAAGGCGAGCCCGGATCGTGCGCGCCTGACCGTGGCAGTTGTGTCGCGCGCGCCTACGGCCAAGGCCGCATCCGAAGCGAACGCGACGGCCAGTCAGAGCCTGCTCGCAAAACTGGAATCGCTGGTCAAGGCGCCCGGCGAGGTGCGCACCGCCGGTTACGATCTCAGCGCCGAGTACGACTACCAGGAGAGGCCGGGAGCAGCGCAGAGGCGGCTGCTCGGATATGTGGCCAGCAACCGTCTCCTCGTCGTCACCGACGACCTTCCACAGGTAGGAGCGCTGATCGACTCGGCGGTAGAAGCGGGCGCGAACGAGATCGAATCGATCTCGTTCTACCTCGACGACGAAGACGCTGCGCGCAGGCAGGCGCTGCTCGAAGCGGGCCGTCGTGCGCGCGCCGAGGCCGAAATTGTGGCCGAGTCTCTCGGCGTTGCGCTCGGTCCGCTGGTCGACGCGAGCAGCGAATCACGGGGCGGGCCGATTCCGATATACGGCCGCAACCGCATGGCGATGATGGAAAGCGCCGGCGCGGATGCCGCCACTGCCGTCTTGCCCGGAACGCTGGAGATCTCCGCCACCGTCAGCGTGACCTTCGGCATTCGCTGA
- a CDS encoding RlmE family RNA methyltransferase: MSYQRKDAAYRAARQAGLRSRAGVKLEDLDARFHLFAPGQTVVDLGCWPGAWLQVAARTVGERGRVVGVDLVEVAPLGLPNVDVLRGDVADDGIRAQLRERTGGRADVVLSDMAPKLTGIRDADDAREEALVELALDVSRELLVRDGKLLVKLFSRVEAEAMRKLRAVFRIVSTYRPPSTRKGSSEIYAFARGRREEAREIGK, translated from the coding sequence TTGAGCTACCAGCGCAAGGACGCGGCGTATCGTGCTGCCAGACAGGCAGGGCTGCGCTCGCGCGCGGGCGTCAAGCTCGAAGATCTCGATGCGCGCTTCCACCTGTTTGCTCCAGGACAGACCGTCGTCGATCTCGGTTGCTGGCCCGGAGCGTGGTTGCAGGTCGCGGCGCGCACCGTCGGCGAACGCGGGCGCGTCGTCGGCGTCGATCTCGTCGAGGTCGCACCGCTTGGCCTGCCCAACGTCGACGTGCTGCGCGGAGACGTTGCGGATGACGGGATTCGTGCGCAGCTGCGCGAGAGAACCGGCGGCCGCGCCGACGTCGTGCTCTCGGACATGGCGCCCAAGCTGACAGGGATTCGCGATGCCGACGATGCCCGCGAAGAAGCGCTGGTCGAGCTGGCGCTGGACGTCTCGCGCGAGCTGTTGGTGCGCGACGGGAAGCTGCTGGTCAAGCTGTTCTCGCGCGTCGAAGCGGAGGCGATGAGGAAGCTGCGCGCGGTTTTTCGTATCGTCAGCACCTACAGGCCGCCGTCCACCCGCAAGGGCTCGTCGGAGATCTATGCGTTTGCTCGTGGCCGGCGCGAAGAGGCGAGGGAGATCGGGAAATGA
- a CDS encoding UvrD-helicase domain-containing protein, producing MTLNAQQLEAVAHDEGPLLVLAGAGSGKTRVLVHRIARLIEEGRAAPYEILAVTFTNKAARELIERCRALVGPDADDLWVGTFHGIGARLLRRHGALLGYPGSFSILDTDDQIRLLKDVLAAANIDETRLRPEALRAFIDAAKNEARTPADMAEAADSPFAVDAAGLYASYQQRLLAMGAVDFGDLITGVLRLFRSHPEVLSRYQQRLRFLHVDEYQDTNHAQYLMVSMLASAHRNLCVVGDDDQSIYAWRGADPRNILEFERDFPGAKVVRLEQNYRSTRNIIDATAALIANNRERHAKTMWTAADPGAKITVYHASDEKDEARYVIAGLRALGSARGRAAVFYRTNAQSRAMEEELVRNQMHYVIVGATRFYERREVRDLIAYLRFVGNPADDISLDRIINVPTRGIGRTTWERLRVEAAARAVPVWEVIGDDAVLAGLGSAARSRLLAFRATARAWLDGMFEGVAQLLLRILDDTGYIGYLESRPDDDPGGRSDNVKELVTVAQLFDEEYGALVPTPEDPLPPPLVAFLERLALASDVDQYESREQAVTLMTVHNSKGLEFGHVFLIGMEEGIFPHSRSVDEEGRGVEEERRLCYVGMTRAMTRLWLTHARRRHVFGSTQYNLASRFLDELPPGLLVHERSAVERGEYEQPRINRGGTDYADDFHDTWESRARPMPAPVRPASGLSSRLPSSPQSAGRYKPGMRVVHPMFGVGTVRESDGSGEAEKLIVQFQRFGVKKLVAHLARLEIV from the coding sequence ATGACTCTCAACGCACAGCAGCTCGAAGCCGTCGCACACGACGAAGGCCCGTTGCTCGTCCTCGCGGGCGCCGGCAGCGGCAAGACGCGCGTGCTCGTTCACCGCATCGCAAGGCTGATCGAAGAGGGCCGTGCGGCCCCGTACGAGATCCTCGCCGTGACGTTCACGAACAAGGCGGCACGCGAGCTGATCGAGCGCTGTCGCGCACTGGTCGGACCCGACGCCGACGATCTGTGGGTCGGAACCTTCCATGGGATCGGCGCCCGTCTGCTGCGCCGCCACGGCGCACTGCTCGGCTATCCGGGCTCGTTTTCCATTCTCGATACCGACGACCAGATCCGGCTGCTCAAGGATGTGCTGGCGGCAGCCAACATCGACGAGACACGGTTGCGGCCCGAAGCGCTGCGCGCCTTCATCGACGCAGCCAAGAACGAGGCGCGAACGCCAGCCGACATGGCCGAAGCCGCGGACTCGCCCTTCGCCGTGGACGCCGCAGGGCTCTACGCCAGCTACCAGCAGAGGCTGCTGGCGATGGGCGCCGTCGACTTCGGCGATCTCATCACGGGCGTTCTGCGGCTGTTCCGCAGCCACCCCGAGGTGCTGTCACGCTACCAGCAGCGCCTGCGCTTCCTGCACGTGGACGAGTACCAGGACACCAACCACGCGCAGTACCTGATGGTCAGCATGCTCGCGTCCGCTCACCGCAATCTGTGCGTCGTCGGCGACGACGATCAGTCCATCTACGCGTGGCGGGGCGCCGACCCTCGCAACATCCTCGAGTTCGAGCGGGACTTTCCCGGCGCCAAGGTGGTGCGGCTGGAGCAGAACTACCGCTCCACGCGTAACATCATCGATGCGACGGCCGCGCTCATCGCCAACAATCGCGAACGTCATGCCAAGACGATGTGGACCGCGGCTGATCCGGGCGCGAAGATCACCGTCTATCACGCCTCGGACGAGAAGGACGAGGCGCGCTACGTCATCGCTGGCCTTCGCGCTCTCGGCAGCGCGCGTGGCCGCGCAGCAGTCTTCTACCGAACCAACGCGCAGTCCCGCGCCATGGAAGAAGAGCTGGTGCGCAACCAGATGCACTACGTCATCGTCGGCGCCACCCGCTTCTACGAGCGCCGCGAGGTGCGCGACCTGATCGCGTACCTGCGCTTCGTCGGCAATCCGGCCGACGACATCAGTCTCGACCGCATCATCAACGTGCCGACGCGGGGAATCGGACGCACGACGTGGGAGCGGCTGCGCGTGGAGGCCGCGGCGCGTGCCGTGCCGGTATGGGAAGTGATCGGAGACGACGCCGTGCTGGCTGGCCTCGGCAGCGCCGCGCGGTCGCGCCTGCTCGCTTTCCGCGCCACCGCGCGCGCCTGGCTCGACGGAATGTTCGAAGGCGTTGCGCAGCTGCTGCTGCGCATCCTCGACGACACCGGCTACATCGGTTACCTGGAGAGCCGCCCCGACGACGATCCGGGCGGACGCAGCGACAACGTCAAGGAACTGGTGACCGTGGCTCAGCTCTTCGACGAGGAGTATGGGGCGCTGGTACCCACACCCGAAGATCCGCTTCCGCCTCCTCTGGTGGCCTTCCTCGAGCGGCTGGCACTGGCATCGGACGTCGACCAGTACGAGAGCCGCGAGCAGGCGGTCACGCTGATGACCGTCCATAACTCCAAGGGCCTCGAGTTCGGCCACGTCTTCCTCATCGGCATGGAGGAAGGAATCTTCCCGCACTCACGGTCGGTCGACGAAGAGGGCCGTGGCGTCGAGGAAGAGCGCAGGCTCTGCTACGTCGGCATGACGCGCGCGATGACGCGGCTGTGGCTGACGCACGCCCGGCGCCGGCACGTGTTCGGGTCGACGCAATACAATCTCGCCTCGCGCTTCCTCGACGAGCTGCCCCCCGGCCTGCTGGTGCACGAACGCAGCGCCGTCGAACGTGGCGAGTACGAGCAGCCGCGCATCAACCGCGGCGGCACCGACTATGCGGACGACTTCCACGACACGTGGGAAAGCCGCGCCCGCCCGATGCCGGCGCCGGTGCGACCGGCATCGGGTTTGTCGAGCAGGCTGCCGTCATCGCCGCAGTCGGCGGGACGGTACAAGCCGGGCATGCGAGTCGTGCATCCGATGTTCGGAGTGGGGACGGTGCGGGAGTCCGACGGAAGCGGAGAAGCCGAGAAGCTGATCGTCCAGTTCCAGCGGTTCGGCGTAAAGAAGCTGGTCGCGCATCTGGCGCGGCTCGAGATCGTCTGA
- a CDS encoding 2-oxo acid dehydrogenase subunit E2, with protein sequence MSFVPARPRRFTRATRLSSWRRLSLHVWGPPRDPTVYGTLEINMRKALVYLDELNAAGGPRATVTHLVVKAIAKALSEYPEANALVALRRVYLRSTIDVYCQVATDGGRDLSGVNIRQADCKSVADIADELMKAAAAVRSGRDRGSEQTKRTLARVPDALLGILLKLTGFLTYDLRLDLSAWGIAYDQFGAAMVSNVGGFGLGNGLAPLVPVSRSPIVLLVGEVVPRPAVEDGRLVVAPMVTIGCTFDHRVIDGYQASQMARIVIESVSDPQAAFGPASRSS encoded by the coding sequence GTGAGCTTCGTTCCTGCCAGACCGCGCCGCTTCACCAGGGCCACACGGCTTTCGTCGTGGCGGCGTCTGTCGCTGCACGTCTGGGGGCCACCGCGGGATCCGACCGTCTACGGCACGCTCGAGATCAACATGCGCAAGGCGCTCGTTTATCTCGATGAGCTGAACGCGGCGGGTGGACCTCGCGCCACCGTCACGCATCTGGTCGTCAAGGCCATCGCGAAGGCCCTTTCCGAATATCCCGAAGCCAACGCGCTGGTCGCCCTGCGGCGCGTCTACCTGCGCAGCACCATCGACGTGTACTGCCAGGTCGCCACCGACGGCGGGCGTGACCTTTCGGGCGTCAACATCCGCCAGGCGGACTGCAAGTCCGTCGCCGACATCGCCGACGAGCTCATGAAGGCGGCCGCCGCGGTTCGCTCCGGACGCGACCGCGGGTCCGAGCAGACCAAGCGGACGCTGGCGCGAGTGCCGGACGCGCTGCTCGGCATCCTGCTCAAGCTGACGGGATTCCTCACGTACGACCTGCGCCTCGATCTCAGCGCATGGGGCATCGCGTACGATCAGTTCGGCGCGGCGATGGTCTCCAACGTGGGCGGCTTCGGTCTCGGCAACGGGCTGGCGCCGCTGGTGCCGGTCAGCCGTTCTCCCATCGTCCTGCTGGTTGGAGAGGTCGTGCCGCGCCCGGCCGTCGAAGACGGGCGCCTGGTCGTTGCGCCGATGGTCACGATCGGCTGCACCTTCGATCACCGCGTCATCGACGGCTACCAGGCATCGCAGATGGCACGCATCGTCATCGAGTCGGTGTCGGATCCGCAGGCCGCGTTCGGCCCTGCCAGCCGATCCAGCTGA
- a CDS encoding polyphenol oxidase family protein — protein MTNFDSKLPLVPHGWDRIDGLLCGFGDRRVAAPPSTVLLREQVHGDRVIDADATPIREGNGCRDGYARLDADADAVVVTGAGCVAGVRTADCVPILLVAPHRHWAAAVHAGWRGTIAAIAARAVERAVAAGVAAADLHAALGPSIGACCYEVSAELARRFGDQGHAVVERDGQQPHLDLRAINTAILVSAGVPAAHIQSCGPCTRCACDRYHSFRAQPGSPGRQISWIGWQGRTRPADPTPTR, from the coding sequence GTGACCAACTTCGATTCAAAACTGCCATTGGTGCCGCATGGCTGGGACCGCATCGACGGTCTGTTGTGCGGGTTCGGCGACCGCCGCGTAGCGGCCCCACCCTCGACCGTGCTGCTGCGAGAGCAGGTGCACGGCGACCGCGTCATCGACGCCGACGCCACACCCATACGCGAGGGCAACGGCTGCCGAGACGGCTACGCCAGGCTCGATGCCGACGCCGACGCCGTCGTCGTCACCGGCGCCGGCTGCGTGGCCGGCGTGCGAACGGCCGATTGCGTGCCGATTTTGCTTGTGGCGCCGCACCGCCACTGGGCCGCCGCGGTCCACGCGGGATGGCGAGGGACGATCGCGGCCATTGCGGCGCGCGCGGTGGAGCGGGCCGTCGCCGCGGGAGTGGCCGCCGCAGACCTTCACGCGGCGCTGGGCCCCAGCATCGGCGCGTGCTGCTACGAGGTGTCGGCCGAGCTGGCGCGTCGGTTCGGCGACCAGGGGCATGCAGTCGTCGAGCGCGACGGGCAACAGCCGCATCTGGACCTGCGCGCGATCAACACCGCCATTCTGGTCTCGGCCGGCGTTCCAGCCGCCCATATCCAGTCTTGCGGTCCGTGCACGCGTTGCGCGTGCGACCGCTACCATTCCTTCCGCGCGCAGCCAGGGTCGCCCGGCCGGCAGATCAGCTGGATCGGCTGGCAGGGCCGAACGCGGCCTGCGGATCCGACACCGACTCGATGA
- the uvrA gene encoding excinuclease ABC subunit UvrA: MKRAIKIVGARTHNLKGIDCQIPARKITVVTGVSGSGKSSLVFDTLYAEGQRRYVQSLSTYARLFLEQMQRPDVDSISDIPPALALEQKNAIKNARSTVGTITEVHDYLRLLMVHAGTVHCLDCDGVVAAESVSSVTDHLLKEMAGRRVAVHARVQLHGMEPAEALQTLIKQGYNRILVGGQAVALEEAGEQALAGGGVEVVVDRFAISTDRATRIAEALARGFQLGAGTVKATELDGGGEAATFSTRFACRGCGREYTVPTPHLFSFNSPLGACPRCEGFGRVVDIDYDKVVPNKRCSLRDGAVVPWSTPAYVDFQQDFLKSAERRGISTQVPFSQLTDAEKKWIFEGDRENPGVKGFFQWLEERRYKTHVRILLARYRSYRTCPECRGARLKPEALAVRVQGRSIAELSALAIEKLARFMARLELSETAAARTESVLRELRARLGYLEEVGLGYLTLDRQARTLSGGEAQRIHLAAALGSALTDTLYALDEPTVGLHPRDGRRLLKVLRHLTKIGNTVALVEHDPTLIEGADHVIDLGPAGGAGGGQVMYEGKPSGLPGRESATGRLLLIRTLHRQKKRATKSIDRGALVIRGARENNLKVDRIEIPLGRLVCVTGVSGSGKSTLVEQVLYENWLREKGLGGHDAGACDGIDGLERLDDVMMMSQAAIGRSLRSNPATYLKIYDDIRKLFAQTSAARRAKITPGAFSFNTPGGRCEHCQGTGTTTLEMHFMADIEVPCDECEGRRFKPGILEIRYHDRNINEVLAMTVDEAGAFFADRAPIASKLACLQSVGLGYLALGQSTSTLSGGEAQRLKLAGFLAEEKRGKGSLFIFDEPTTGLHLQDVHTLIGVLDGLVARGHSVLVVEHHTDFISHADWVIDLGPEGGDKGGRLVVAGPPLEVARCPKSHTGAELKQLLAM, from the coding sequence TTGAAACGCGCGATCAAGATCGTCGGCGCACGCACGCACAACCTCAAGGGAATCGACTGCCAGATCCCCGCTCGTAAGATCACGGTCGTCACCGGCGTATCCGGCTCCGGAAAATCGTCGCTCGTCTTCGATACGCTCTATGCGGAGGGCCAGCGCCGATACGTGCAGTCGCTTTCGACGTACGCCCGGCTCTTCCTCGAGCAGATGCAGCGCCCCGATGTCGACTCGATCAGCGACATTCCGCCCGCGCTGGCGCTCGAACAGAAGAACGCGATCAAGAACGCGCGCTCCACGGTCGGCACGATCACCGAAGTCCACGACTACCTTCGGCTGCTCATGGTGCACGCCGGCACGGTGCATTGCCTGGACTGCGATGGCGTGGTGGCTGCCGAAAGCGTCAGCAGCGTCACCGATCACCTCCTGAAGGAGATGGCCGGCAGGCGCGTGGCGGTTCACGCTCGCGTGCAGCTTCACGGAATGGAGCCGGCCGAGGCCCTGCAGACGCTGATCAAGCAGGGGTACAATCGCATCCTCGTCGGCGGCCAGGCCGTTGCGCTCGAAGAGGCCGGAGAGCAGGCGCTGGCCGGCGGTGGAGTCGAGGTCGTCGTGGACCGCTTCGCCATCAGCACCGACCGCGCCACGCGTATCGCCGAGGCGCTGGCGCGGGGCTTCCAGCTCGGTGCCGGCACGGTCAAGGCCACCGAGCTCGATGGCGGTGGAGAGGCGGCGACGTTCTCGACCCGCTTCGCGTGTCGCGGCTGCGGGCGCGAGTACACGGTGCCGACGCCCCACCTGTTCAGCTTCAACAGTCCGCTCGGCGCGTGTCCGCGCTGCGAGGGCTTCGGCCGGGTGGTCGACATCGACTACGACAAGGTGGTTCCGAACAAGCGCTGCTCGCTGCGCGATGGCGCGGTGGTGCCGTGGAGCACGCCGGCCTACGTCGACTTCCAGCAGGACTTCCTCAAGAGCGCGGAGCGCCGCGGCATCTCCACGCAGGTGCCGTTCTCCCAGCTCACCGATGCCGAGAAGAAGTGGATCTTCGAGGGCGACCGCGAGAATCCGGGAGTGAAGGGGTTCTTCCAGTGGCTGGAGGAGCGGCGCTACAAGACCCACGTCCGCATCCTGCTGGCGCGCTATCGGAGCTACCGCACCTGCCCCGAGTGCCGCGGGGCGCGGCTGAAGCCCGAAGCGCTGGCCGTGCGCGTGCAGGGTCGCAGCATCGCCGAGCTCAGCGCCCTGGCCATCGAAAAGCTGGCGCGCTTCATGGCCAGGCTGGAGCTGTCGGAAACGGCCGCGGCGCGAACCGAATCGGTGCTGCGCGAGCTGCGCGCTCGCCTCGGTTATCTCGAAGAGGTCGGGCTGGGCTACCTGACGCTCGATCGCCAGGCGCGCACGCTGTCGGGCGGCGAAGCGCAGCGCATCCATCTTGCGGCGGCGCTCGGCAGCGCGCTGACCGACACGCTTTACGCCCTGGACGAGCCGACGGTGGGCCTGCACCCGCGCGATGGCCGGCGTCTGCTCAAGGTGCTGCGACATCTGACCAAGATCGGGAACACCGTGGCGCTGGTCGAGCACGACCCGACGCTGATCGAAGGTGCCGACCACGTCATCGACCTCGGGCCGGCAGGCGGCGCCGGCGGCGGGCAGGTGATGTACGAGGGAAAGCCGTCGGGCCTGCCCGGCCGCGAGAGCGCAACCGGCAGGCTGCTTCTCATTCGCACGCTCCACCGGCAGAAGAAGCGCGCCACGAAAAGCATCGACCGCGGCGCGCTCGTCATTCGCGGCGCGCGCGAAAACAACCTCAAGGTGGATCGGATCGAGATCCCGCTCGGGCGCCTGGTGTGCGTCACGGGCGTCTCCGGCTCCGGCAAGTCCACGCTCGTCGAACAGGTGCTGTACGAGAACTGGCTGCGCGAGAAGGGGCTCGGCGGCCACGACGCGGGCGCCTGCGACGGCATCGACGGGCTGGAGCGGCTCGATGACGTGATGATGATGAGCCAGGCCGCGATCGGCCGCTCCCTGCGCTCCAATCCGGCCACGTACCTCAAGATCTACGACGACATCCGCAAGCTGTTCGCCCAGACCTCAGCCGCGCGCCGCGCCAAGATCACTCCGGGCGCGTTCTCGTTCAATACTCCGGGCGGTCGCTGCGAGCACTGCCAGGGCACCGGGACGACCACGCTCGAGATGCACTTCATGGCCGACATCGAGGTGCCCTGCGACGAGTGCGAAGGCCGCCGCTTCAAGCCCGGAATTCTCGAGATCCGTTATCACGACAGGAACATCAACGAGGTCCTGGCCATGACGGTGGACGAGGCCGGCGCCTTTTTCGCCGACCGCGCGCCGATCGCCTCCAAGCTGGCCTGTCTGCAATCGGTCGGCCTGGGATACCTCGCGCTGGGGCAATCGACCTCGACGCTGTCCGGTGGCGAAGCGCAGCGGCTGAAGCTGGCCGGTTTCCTGGCCGAGGAGAAGCGCGGCAAAGGATCTCTTTTCATCTTCGACGAGCCGACGACGGGCCTGCATCTACAGGACGTCCATACCCTGATCGGCGTGCTCGACGGGCTCGTTGCACGCGGGCATTCGGTGCTGGTGGTCGAGCATCACACCGATTTCATCTCGCATGCGGACTGGGTCATCGATCTGGGGCCCGAAGGCGGCGACAAAGGCGGTCGTCTCGTGGTCGCCGGCCCGCCCCTGGAGGTGGCGCGCTGTCCGAAGTCGCACACGGGTGCCGAGCTCAAGCAGCTGCTGGCGATGTAG